A window from Enterocloster bolteae encodes these proteins:
- a CDS encoding 4Fe-4S dicluster domain-containing protein: MKRIWIDAGRCDGCLNCTLACMNAHRADKGSIYDLDLTDPANESRNFIRRQPDGSYRPIFCRHCDEPECVNSCMSGALSKNRETGIVEYDEKQCAGCFMCVMNCPFGVLKPDNTARSRIIKCDFCKDSGSEPSCVKACPKKAIWIEEVES; encoded by the coding sequence ATGAAACGGATATGGATTGACGCCGGCAGGTGCGATGGCTGCCTGAACTGCACACTTGCCTGCATGAATGCCCACAGGGCAGATAAAGGCAGCATATATGATTTGGATCTGACAGATCCTGCCAACGAAAGCCGCAACTTCATCCGCCGGCAGCCGGACGGTTCCTACCGCCCCATCTTCTGCCGCCACTGTGATGAACCGGAATGTGTGAATTCCTGCATGAGCGGCGCCCTTTCAAAGAACCGGGAAACAGGAATCGTGGAATACGATGAAAAACAGTGCGCCGGATGTTTCATGTGCGTAATGAACTGCCCCTTTGGCGTCCTTAAACCCGACAATACAGCCCGCAGCCGCATCATCAAATGTGATTTCTGCAAGGACAGCGGCAGCGAACCCAGCTGTGTAAAGGCATGTCCCAAAAAGGCAATCTGGATTGAGGAGGTGGAGTCATGA
- the cooS gene encoding anaerobic carbon-monoxide dehydrogenase catalytic subunit: MNHCYSCTTCKSADKPLECYIAGLPMETSHHRVEGQSVKCGFGLQGVCCRLCSNGPCRITPEAPHGICGASADVIVARNFLRAVAAGSGCYIHVVETTALNLKETALSGGALKGMNALEHLCQLFRIPQGDPHTRAAAVAQAVLDDLYLPDYTPMKLQQKLSYAPRLAKWNELGILPGGAKSEVCAGVVKCSTNLNSDPTDMLLHCLKLGISTGVYGLMLTNLLNDVMLGEPEITPAPVGLGVIDPDYINIMITGHQHSIFVHLQEQLKKPEVQELAKAAGARGFRLVGCTCVGQDLQLRGVHYQDIFSGHAGNNYTSEAVLATGAIDAVLSEFNCTLPGIEPICDRLNIRQICLDDVAKKQNAALKPFVFEDRERISREILDEILESYKNRRARVPLNLLPEHGNTNTITGVSEVSLKKFLGGSWKPLIDLIASGDIKGIAGVVGCSNLTAGGHDILTVELTKELIARDILVLTAGCSSGGLENCGLMTPEAASLAGPKLRAVCESLGIPPVLNFGPCLAIGRLEMVATELALALNVDIPQLPLVLSAAQWLEEQALADGAFGLALGLPLHLGLPPFITGSSLVTKILTEDMKALTGGQIIVNSHAGESADILEQIIMDKRQALNI; this comes from the coding sequence ATGAATCATTGTTACAGCTGCACAACCTGTAAAAGCGCAGACAAACCACTGGAATGTTACATAGCAGGTCTCCCCATGGAAACATCCCACCACCGTGTGGAAGGACAGTCCGTCAAATGCGGCTTCGGTCTCCAGGGCGTATGCTGCCGCCTCTGTTCCAACGGCCCCTGCCGTATCACGCCTGAGGCCCCTCACGGAATCTGCGGTGCTTCCGCCGACGTAATCGTGGCCAGGAATTTTCTCCGCGCAGTGGCAGCAGGATCAGGCTGCTATATCCACGTAGTGGAGACCACTGCCCTTAATTTAAAGGAGACCGCACTTTCCGGCGGAGCCTTAAAAGGGATGAATGCCCTGGAACATCTCTGCCAGCTATTCAGAATCCCCCAGGGCGACCCACACACCCGCGCCGCAGCCGTGGCCCAGGCAGTCCTGGACGATTTGTACCTTCCCGACTACACTCCCATGAAGCTCCAGCAGAAGCTGTCATACGCTCCCCGTCTGGCCAAGTGGAACGAATTAGGAATCCTGCCCGGAGGCGCCAAATCCGAGGTCTGCGCCGGCGTGGTGAAATGTTCCACCAACCTGAACTCGGACCCCACAGACATGCTGCTTCACTGTCTCAAGCTGGGCATTTCCACCGGCGTATACGGTCTGATGCTGACCAACCTGCTGAATGACGTCATGCTGGGCGAGCCCGAAATCACCCCTGCCCCGGTTGGCCTTGGGGTGATTGACCCGGACTACATCAATATCATGATTACCGGACATCAGCACTCCATCTTCGTCCATCTCCAGGAACAGCTTAAGAAGCCGGAGGTCCAGGAGCTGGCAAAGGCAGCAGGGGCCAGGGGATTCCGGCTGGTGGGATGCACCTGTGTGGGCCAGGACCTGCAGCTTCGGGGCGTTCATTACCAGGACATCTTCAGCGGCCACGCAGGCAACAACTACACCAGCGAGGCTGTCCTGGCCACCGGTGCCATCGACGCCGTGCTCAGTGAATTCAACTGTACCCTTCCCGGCATTGAACCCATCTGCGACCGTCTGAACATCCGGCAGATCTGCCTGGATGACGTGGCAAAGAAGCAGAATGCAGCGCTGAAACCCTTTGTGTTTGAGGACAGGGAGCGCATCAGCCGGGAAATCCTGGACGAGATACTGGAATCCTACAAAAACCGCAGGGCCCGGGTGCCCTTAAACCTCCTTCCGGAACACGGCAATACCAACACCATCACAGGCGTCAGCGAGGTATCCCTGAAAAAGTTCCTGGGCGGCAGCTGGAAGCCTCTCATCGACCTCATTGCTTCCGGGGATATCAAGGGAATCGCCGGTGTGGTGGGATGCTCCAACCTGACGGCAGGCGGCCATGACATCCTGACCGTGGAGCTGACCAAAGAACTCATTGCCAGGGATATCCTGGTCCTGACCGCGGGATGTTCCTCAGGCGGCCTGGAAAACTGCGGCCTCATGACCCCGGAGGCAGCCAGCCTGGCAGGTCCAAAGCTTCGGGCAGTCTGTGAGTCCCTAGGCATCCCTCCCGTGCTTAATTTCGGCCCCTGTCTGGCCATCGGGAGACTGGAGATGGTGGCCACGGAACTGGCCCTGGCCCTTAACGTGGACATTCCCCAGCTTCCCCTGGTGCTCTCGGCCGCCCAGTGGCTGGAGGAACAGGCGCTGGCAGACGGCGCCTTCGGACTGGCCCTGGGTCTTCCCCTTCACCTGGGACTTCCCCCCTTTATCACAGGCAGCAGCCTGGTGACAAAGATCCTCACAGAGGACATGAAGGCCCTTACCGGCGGACAGATCATTGTAAACAGCCATGCAGGTGAATCCGCGGACATTCTAGAACAAATCATCATGGACAAACGACAGGCACTGAATATATAG
- a CDS encoding RrF2 family transcriptional regulator — MMITRESDYAIRIIRALKDGELLPLEQICQRELVPKQFAYKILKKLERSGLVSIRRGAGGGCILNRSLADLTLLDIIKAADEEFFLNPCLDSQYQCGYAASFDGCKVHCELARVQRVLEEELKRTSLDRLFNKSG, encoded by the coding sequence ATGATGATAACACGCGAATCCGATTATGCAATCCGCATTATCCGCGCCCTGAAGGACGGGGAACTGCTTCCCCTGGAACAGATATGCCAGCGGGAACTGGTGCCGAAACAGTTTGCATACAAGATACTGAAAAAGCTGGAGCGTTCCGGCCTGGTATCCATACGCAGGGGCGCCGGAGGCGGATGTATTCTGAACCGAAGCCTGGCGGATCTGACCCTCCTGGATATCATTAAGGCGGCGGACGAGGAATTTTTTCTTAATCCCTGCCTGGACAGTCAATACCAGTGCGGCTATGCCGCCAGTTTTGACGGCTGCAAAGTTCACTGTGAACTGGCAAGAGTCCAGCGTGTGCTGGAGGAGGAATTGAAACGCACCTCTTTGGACAGGCTCTTTAACAAATCCGGCTGA
- a CDS encoding MATE family efflux transporter, whose product MSRPHSLTEGNILTSLMGFALPVLAALFLQTMYGAVDMMIVGQFSHAAEVSAVSTGSWIMQTITTAIVGLAMGTTILLGRKIGEGQPEEAGRVMGASIWIFAVIGLAVTAVMQFLAVPCTAWMRAPKEAFDSTAVYVKICSAGSLFIVAYNLLGSIFRGLGNSRLPLISVSIACLVNIAGDLLLVGVFHMASAGAAIATVFAQAVSVVLSILIIRKQKLPFAFRKESVRYDRQLAGRVVKLGFPIAFQDVLVSISFLVISAIVNTLGVIPSAGVGVAEKLCGFVLLVPSAYGQAMSAFVAQNIGARRPERAKRALAYGILTSLGVGVFLAYFSFFHGDLLAGVFSRDREVVLAAADYLRAYAIDCLLVSFMFCMTGFFNGCGRTAFVMFQGIAGAFGVRIPVSYLMSRLVPVSLFKIGLATPASTLLQILLCGIYLKVLNRDPLLHGTGEPTSRPHQTI is encoded by the coding sequence ATGAGCAGACCGCACAGTTTGACAGAGGGAAACATTCTCACATCTCTTATGGGTTTTGCGCTGCCTGTGCTGGCTGCTTTGTTTTTGCAGACCATGTATGGGGCTGTTGACATGATGATTGTGGGGCAGTTCAGCCATGCGGCGGAGGTGTCCGCGGTGTCCACGGGCAGCTGGATCATGCAGACCATAACTACGGCCATCGTAGGACTGGCTATGGGAACCACCATTCTTTTGGGCAGGAAGATTGGGGAGGGGCAGCCTGAGGAGGCTGGCCGGGTTATGGGCGCCAGCATATGGATATTTGCTGTCATCGGTCTGGCGGTGACTGCGGTCATGCAGTTTCTGGCAGTTCCCTGCACCGCATGGATGCGGGCGCCGAAAGAGGCATTTGACAGTACCGCGGTGTATGTGAAAATCTGTTCCGCGGGCTCGCTGTTTATCGTGGCCTACAATCTGCTGGGAAGCATATTCAGGGGACTGGGAAATTCCAGGCTTCCCCTCATATCCGTGTCCATTGCCTGCCTGGTGAATATCGCAGGGGACCTGTTGTTGGTTGGGGTATTCCACATGGCTTCTGCGGGAGCAGCCATAGCCACGGTGTTTGCCCAGGCGGTCAGCGTGGTGCTGTCAATCCTGATTATCAGAAAACAGAAGCTCCCCTTTGCTTTTCGCAAGGAGAGCGTTCGTTATGACAGGCAGCTGGCCGGCCGGGTGGTGAAGCTGGGTTTCCCCATTGCTTTTCAGGATGTGCTGGTGTCCATATCCTTCCTGGTTATATCAGCCATTGTCAATACCCTGGGAGTCATTCCTTCGGCCGGTGTAGGCGTGGCTGAAAAACTCTGCGGTTTTGTGCTGCTGGTGCCATCTGCCTACGGGCAGGCCATGTCGGCTTTTGTGGCCCAGAATATCGGCGCCAGGAGACCGGAACGGGCCAAACGGGCCCTTGCATATGGTATACTCACTTCTCTGGGAGTGGGCGTGTTCCTGGCGTATTTTTCATTTTTCCACGGAGATCTGCTGGCTGGTGTGTTCTCCAGGGACCGGGAGGTGGTGCTGGCGGCGGCAGATTATCTGCGGGCCTATGCCATTGACTGTCTGCTGGTATCCTTCATGTTCTGCATGACAGGTTTCTTTAACGGATGCGGAAGGACCGCCTTTGTCATGTTTCAGGGAATCGCGGGAGCCTTCGGTGTCCGCATACCGGTGTCCTATCTCATGAGCCGTCTGGTTCCGGTGTCCTTATTTAAAATCGGTCTGGCCACGCCGGCCTCCACATTGCTGCAAATCCTGCTCTGCGGCATTTATCTGAAGGTGCTGAACCGGGACCCTCTGCTGCATGGAACGGGGGAGCCTACCAGTCGCCCTCATCAGACCATATAA
- a CDS encoding YitT family protein: MEKKKTTAKIVFSLGEILVGNMMYAAAVVLFIVPNGLITGGTTGLALFVNHSLGIPISLFVSVFNVAMFLLGAWVLGKQFALTTVLSTIIYPVLLGVMEGSGFGGFVLEEKLVAVLYAGLLIGGGIGIVMRAGASTGGMDIPALVLKKKLDVNVSMTLYIMDCVVLGLQLIEADSHAILYGIILIIVYTMVLNQVLMSGNARIQVKIVSRRYEEINRLIAERIDCGTSLLHMETGYLHREQEMILAVISRRDLPRLNNLVMDEDPEAFMIINQINEVRGRGFTLKRVYKEARQ; encoded by the coding sequence ATGGAAAAGAAAAAAACGACGGCTAAGATTGTATTCAGTCTGGGAGAAATTTTGGTGGGAAATATGATGTACGCGGCAGCAGTGGTGCTGTTCATTGTGCCGAACGGTCTCATTACAGGAGGAACCACGGGACTGGCCCTGTTTGTGAACCATAGCCTTGGCATCCCCATCAGCCTTTTTGTCAGCGTGTTTAACGTGGCCATGTTTCTGCTGGGGGCATGGGTGCTGGGTAAACAGTTTGCCCTGACAACCGTACTCAGCACCATTATCTACCCGGTTTTGCTGGGGGTGATGGAGGGAAGCGGATTTGGCGGATTTGTGCTGGAAGAGAAGCTGGTGGCAGTGCTCTATGCGGGGCTGCTCATAGGCGGGGGGATCGGTATAGTGATGCGGGCAGGAGCCTCCACAGGGGGCATGGACATTCCTGCCCTGGTGCTTAAGAAAAAGCTGGATGTGAATGTGTCCATGACTCTGTATATCATGGACTGTGTGGTTCTGGGGCTTCAGCTGATTGAGGCTGATTCCCATGCCATTCTCTACGGTATCATACTGATTATCGTGTATACCATGGTGCTTAACCAGGTCCTTATGTCGGGAAATGCCAGAATACAGGTGAAGATTGTCAGCAGAAGGTATGAGGAGATCAACCGCCTCATAGCGGAGCGCATTGACTGCGGTACCTCCCTGCTGCATATGGAGACCGGTTATCTCCACAGGGAGCAGGAAATGATTCTGGCGGTGATTTCCAGGCGGGATCTGCCCAGGCTGAACAACCTGGTCATGGATGAAGACCCGGAGGCCTTTATGATTATCAACCAGATTAATGAGGTGAGAGGCAGGGGCTTTACCCTTAAGAGAGTATATAAGGAAGCGCGGCAGTAA
- a CDS encoding CDP-alcohol phosphatidyltransferase family protein yields MRHISKKELLSIPNLMGYFRLIMIPVFVWLYLKASTDADYYRAAIVMGISSITDMFDGMIARKFNMITEFGKFLDPLADKLTHGAILLCLWSRYPLILLLLVLFVLKEGFMLIMGAIKLREGKKLNGAKWFGKCCTALLFVVLFLLLLFPHMSLVTVNVLILLCAAAMFITLLLYIPVFRSM; encoded by the coding sequence ATGAGGCATATCTCAAAAAAGGAGCTTTTGTCCATCCCCAACCTGATGGGGTATTTCCGTTTAATTATGATTCCTGTGTTTGTGTGGCTGTACCTGAAGGCATCCACAGATGCAGACTATTACAGGGCTGCCATTGTCATGGGCATATCCTCCATCACAGACATGTTCGACGGAATGATCGCCAGAAAATTCAATATGATTACGGAGTTCGGCAAATTCCTGGACCCCCTAGCAGATAAGCTGACCCACGGCGCCATCCTGCTCTGTCTGTGGAGCCGTTATCCCCTGATTCTGCTCCTTCTGGTCCTGTTTGTGCTGAAAGAAGGCTTCATGCTAATCATGGGCGCCATCAAGCTCCGGGAAGGCAAGAAGTTAAACGGCGCCAAGTGGTTCGGCAAATGCTGTACCGCGCTTCTGTTCGTGGTGCTTTTCCTACTGCTGCTCTTCCCCCACATGTCACTTGTCACGGTCAATGTACTGATTTTGCTGTGCGCGGCAGCCATGTTCATCACCCTGCTTCTCTACATACCGGTATTTCGCAGCATGTAA
- a CDS encoding MurR/RpiR family transcriptional regulator, which produces MAEDFLLKIRGGYNQFTKAEKKVADYILSSPKKVLFMSITELAEACGVGDTSVFRFCKTMNCKGYQEFKMLLSLSLHEGKQGFGQMESDISLEDSFSQVAEKVLNSNVKALKETHSLLKEDVFRRVVECFHKAGRICFYGVGTSMTTAMKAADKFLKIEPKVYCSPDSHMQAMMASTMSRGEVAVIFSYSGATKDTIHVAQLARQAGAAIVCVTRFIKSPLTAYADLTLLCGANESPLQAGSSSAEISQLFLIDMLYTEYYRTYYDKCSVNNEKTSASVMAKLC; this is translated from the coding sequence ATGGCAGAGGATTTTTTGTTGAAAATAAGAGGCGGGTATAACCAGTTTACAAAGGCGGAGAAAAAGGTGGCTGATTATATCCTGAGCAGCCCCAAGAAGGTTCTGTTCATGTCCATCACTGAGCTGGCCGAGGCCTGCGGGGTGGGGGATACCAGCGTGTTCCGCTTCTGCAAGACCATGAACTGTAAAGGCTACCAGGAATTCAAGATGCTTTTATCCCTGAGCCTTCATGAGGGAAAGCAGGGATTCGGACAGATGGAGAGCGATATCAGCCTGGAGGACTCTTTTTCCCAGGTGGCGGAGAAGGTTCTCAATTCCAATGTAAAGGCCCTTAAGGAGACTCATTCCCTGTTAAAGGAGGACGTGTTCCGGCGGGTCGTTGAGTGCTTCCATAAGGCCGGACGCATCTGCTTTTACGGAGTGGGTACCAGCATGACAACAGCCATGAAGGCAGCTGATAAATTTCTTAAGATTGAGCCAAAGGTCTACTGTTCTCCTGATTCCCATATGCAGGCCATGATGGCCTCCACCATGTCCAGGGGCGAAGTGGCTGTTATCTTTTCCTATTCCGGGGCAACCAAGGACACCATCCATGTGGCCCAGCTGGCCAGGCAGGCAGGCGCGGCCATTGTCTGTGTGACCCGGTTCATCAAGTCGCCTCTTACGGCTTACGCGGACCTGACCCTCTTGTGCGGGGCCAATGAAAGCCCGCTGCAGGCAGGCTCTTCCTCAGCGGAAATCAGCCAGCTTTTCCTGATTGACATGCTGTACACGGAATATTACAGGACATATTATGACAAGTGCAGTGTAAATAATGAAAAAACTTCCGCGTCTGTCATGGCAAAGCTGTGCTGA
- a CDS encoding extracellular solute-binding protein yields the protein MTTIKDIAKAAGVAQGTVSNVLNGKGNVSSEKIRQVMDAASALGYVPNERAKLLRKGRSNTLAVILPNIRSKQYIDFYLSFKAYAENHGYSVSQYLTSDDNREAEYAAIQDVRSSMAQGMAAVSCCSFADANPYLDEQGMLADHVVFAERRPPFAAPYAGFDYHRAGSELALRALERGFSSLCLLTGSLQLPNESDFFNGFMSIAGSSGCRINHIQTDPYRKLQNIMQMFGAAAPQAIFISNYGFAESVKDIWNTFYSGDSPEIYTVSPMFTMPENDFQKYELNYRQLGKVAAECLIQDISKEKKGEKSGPEESEEPNLRTGQDSGQDSGQGSGHPYLLLENSGFRDWFADILIPSSKKPLNVLTLDSPSAYTMRNLSRIYTKKTGVPVNITIYSYEEIYEAFNHMHHDSVFDVLRLDVTWLSWFADKILQPLDQIDPGISSCLDTFLDGTINQYSIVRGRVYALPSTPSVQLLYYRKDLFESPIYRRMYHETYRQELRPPQDFKEFNQIARFFTKACTPSSPVEYGATMTLGSTGVAGSEYLARLFSHQENLYNEDCRVTLNSPAAIGSLRELIALKEYSDPKYCSWWTNTATTFAGGNVAMAILYSNYASDLLSHSSRVAGNIGYALTPGRNPVIGGGSLGVAKYTKRPEDALSFIKWMCSEPVASAATLLGSVSPCRKSYDNYEILNTFPWLNLAKDGFGLAHGRRTPEFSTQPFDERSFLSIIGMAVKNAYSQVMTPEDALNYAQKRYDEQFLHTGP from the coding sequence ATGACTACTATCAAAGACATTGCTAAAGCGGCCGGAGTGGCCCAGGGCACCGTTTCCAACGTTCTCAACGGCAAGGGAAATGTGAGCAGTGAAAAAATACGGCAGGTCATGGACGCCGCCTCTGCCCTTGGCTACGTGCCCAATGAGCGGGCCAAGCTGCTGAGGAAGGGCAGGTCCAATACCCTTGCGGTCATTCTCCCCAACATCCGTTCCAAACAATATATAGACTTCTATCTGAGCTTTAAGGCATATGCGGAAAATCACGGCTACAGCGTGTCCCAGTATCTGACCAGCGATGACAACCGGGAGGCGGAATATGCAGCCATCCAGGATGTCCGTTCTTCCATGGCCCAGGGCATGGCAGCAGTCTCCTGCTGTTCCTTTGCCGACGCCAATCCCTATCTGGACGAGCAGGGTATGCTGGCGGACCATGTGGTATTTGCGGAACGCCGCCCTCCCTTTGCAGCCCCCTATGCAGGCTTTGACTATCACCGGGCAGGAAGCGAGCTGGCTTTAAGGGCGCTGGAGCGCGGCTTCTCCAGCCTGTGCCTTCTCACCGGAAGTCTCCAGCTGCCCAATGAATCCGACTTTTTCAACGGATTTATGAGCATCGCTGGTTCATCGGGCTGCCGGATAAACCACATCCAGACAGACCCCTACCGCAAGCTGCAGAATATCATGCAGATGTTCGGCGCTGCCGCCCCCCAGGCCATCTTCATTTCCAATTACGGCTTTGCGGAGAGCGTCAAGGATATATGGAACACCTTCTATTCCGGGGACAGCCCAGAAATTTATACGGTATCCCCCATGTTCACCATGCCAGAAAATGATTTCCAGAAATATGAACTTAACTACCGGCAGCTGGGAAAGGTTGCGGCGGAGTGCCTGATTCAGGATATATCAAAAGAAAAAAAGGGGGAAAAGAGCGGTCCGGAAGAATCAGAGGAACCAAACCTGCGCACCGGACAGGACAGCGGACAGGACAGCGGACAGGGCAGCGGACATCCCTACCTGCTGCTGGAGAATTCCGGCTTCAGGGACTGGTTTGCGGATATCCTCATCCCATCCTCCAAAAAGCCCTTAAATGTGCTGACCCTGGACAGCCCCAGCGCCTACACCATGCGCAACCTGTCCCGCATCTACACGAAAAAAACCGGTGTCCCTGTGAACATCACCATCTATTCCTACGAGGAAATATATGAGGCCTTCAACCATATGCATCATGATTCTGTCTTTGATGTGCTGCGCCTGGACGTGACATGGCTGTCCTGGTTCGCGGACAAGATTCTGCAGCCCCTGGACCAGATTGACCCCGGCATCTCCAGCTGTCTGGACACCTTCCTGGACGGGACCATCAACCAGTATTCCATAGTGAGGGGCAGGGTATATGCCCTGCCCTCCACCCCCAGCGTACAGCTGCTGTACTACCGCAAGGACCTGTTTGAAAGCCCCATCTACCGCAGGATGTATCACGAAACATACCGCCAGGAGCTCCGGCCGCCTCAGGATTTTAAAGAGTTCAACCAGATTGCCAGATTCTTCACCAAGGCATGCACCCCATCCTCTCCCGTGGAATACGGGGCTACCATGACACTTGGATCCACCGGCGTGGCCGGTTCCGAATACCTGGCCCGACTGTTCAGCCACCAGGAGAATCTTTATAACGAGGACTGCCGGGTCACCCTGAATTCCCCGGCGGCCATTGGTTCCCTCAGGGAGCTCATCGCCCTGAAGGAATACTCTGACCCCAAGTACTGTTCCTGGTGGACCAACACAGCCACTACCTTTGCAGGGGGCAATGTGGCCATGGCCATCCTCTACAGCAACTATGCCTCAGACCTTCTGAGCCATTCCTCCCGGGTAGCGGGAAATATCGGATATGCCCTGACGCCCGGCCGCAATCCAGTTATCGGAGGCGGTTCCCTGGGAGTGGCCAAGTATACCAAACGGCCGGAGGACGCCCTTTCCTTCATCAAATGGATGTGCAGCGAACCCGTGGCCTCCGCGGCCACGCTGCTGGGCAGCGTATCCCCCTGCCGTAAGTCCTATGACAATTACGAGATACTCAACACCTTCCCCTGGCTGAACCTGGCCAAGGACGGATTCGGCCTGGCCCATGGGCGCCGTACCCCCGAATTCTCCACCCAGCCCTTTGACGAGCGCAGCTTCCTCAGCATCATAGGCATGGCAGTGAAAAATGCCTACAGCCAGGTGATGACGCCGGAGGATGCCCTGAACTATGCACAAAAGCGCTATGACGAGCAATTCCTCCATACCGGTCCATAA
- a CDS encoding ABC transporter substrate-binding protein has translation MKKTKKIAAAVLAMTMAAGLAVTGCSGKGGSTDTDPAAAEQSKETAGSAGESKDDAAKADDGALHLTFYYPVNVGGSAAQLIEKICADFNAENPDIFVEPVYTGNYDDTVTKIQTAMQGGTPPDVFVSLATQRFTMASTGMAMPLDELIEADGDEGKAYIDDFLPGFMEDSYVDGKIYSIPFQRSTMVLYYNKDAFKEVGLDPEAPPTTWEELAEYGQKLTNDGRYGVGIALNSGSAQWAFTGFCLQNSTDGQNLMSEDGKSVYFNTPENVEALQFWLDLQNEYKCMAEGIVQWTDLPTQFLAGEVAMIYHTTGNMANIHDNADFDFGTAFLPAHKRVGAPTGGGNFYISSNISEDRVQAAWKFIKFATSTDRAAQWSLDTGYVATRQSCFDTDLIKDYYAEVPQASVAYEQLPYAKPELTTYNAAEIWRVLNDNIQAAVVGDMSAQEALDAAQEQAEEVLSEYQ, from the coding sequence GTGAAAAAAACAAAAAAGATTGCAGCAGCTGTCCTGGCCATGACTATGGCAGCAGGCCTTGCCGTCACCGGATGTTCCGGAAAGGGAGGAAGTACGGACACAGACCCGGCGGCCGCAGAGCAGTCTAAGGAAACAGCTGGAAGCGCCGGCGAGTCCAAGGATGACGCAGCTAAGGCTGACGACGGCGCACTTCACCTTACATTTTATTACCCGGTTAATGTAGGCGGTTCCGCAGCGCAGCTGATTGAAAAAATATGTGCGGATTTTAATGCAGAGAACCCTGATATTTTCGTGGAGCCTGTCTATACAGGCAATTATGACGATACCGTGACAAAGATTCAGACAGCCATGCAGGGCGGAACGCCTCCGGATGTGTTTGTAAGTCTTGCAACCCAGCGTTTCACCATGGCATCCACAGGCATGGCCATGCCTCTTGACGAACTGATTGAGGCTGACGGGGATGAGGGAAAAGCTTATATTGATGATTTCCTTCCGGGCTTCATGGAAGATTCCTATGTGGACGGAAAAATTTACTCCATACCATTCCAGAGAAGCACCATGGTGCTGTATTATAACAAGGATGCCTTCAAGGAAGTGGGCCTGGATCCGGAAGCGCCTCCTACCACCTGGGAGGAACTGGCTGAATACGGCCAGAAGCTGACAAATGACGGCCGCTATGGAGTGGGAATCGCGCTGAATTCCGGTTCCGCACAGTGGGCATTTACGGGCTTCTGCTTACAGAACAGCACCGACGGACAGAACCTGATGAGCGAAGACGGCAAGAGTGTATATTTCAATACACCGGAGAATGTGGAGGCGCTTCAGTTCTGGCTGGATCTCCAGAATGAGTATAAATGCATGGCAGAGGGAATCGTACAGTGGACCGACCTGCCCACACAGTTCCTTGCAGGTGAAGTGGCCATGATTTACCACACCACCGGCAACATGGCCAATATCCACGACAACGCGGACTTTGATTTCGGAACAGCCTTCCTTCCTGCCCATAAGAGAGTGGGCGCGCCAACAGGAGGCGGCAACTTCTATATCTCCAGCAATATTTCCGAGGACAGGGTGCAAGCTGCATGGAAGTTCATCAAGTTTGCCACCTCTACGGACAGAGCGGCACAGTGGAGCCTGGATACAGGTTATGTGGCTACAAGACAGTCATGCTTTGACACGGATCTGATTAAGGATTATTACGCAGAGGTTCCCCAGGCATCTGTTGCTTACGAGCAGCTGCCGTACGCAAAGCCTGAGCTTACTACATACAATGCGGCAGAAATCTGGAGAGTGTTAAATGACAATATCCAGGCAGCCGTGGTTGGCGATATGTCTGCCCAGGAAGCGCTGGACGCTGCCCAGGAGCAGGCAGAGGAAGTTTTGTCAGAGTACCAATAG